One Rickettsia canadensis str. McKiel genomic window, TGTTTCAGCAAGCATAATAGCAGTACCTGATGGTGAATCTTTTTTATTACGGTGATGTATGTCTAAAATTTCAACATCGTAATCATCTAGTATTTTTATTGCTTCTTTAGCTAGATAGCTGAGCAAATTAGCACCTATACTCATATTTGCAGAATATAAAATAGGTAAAGTTTGCGCTGCTTTTTCTAAAAGCTTAAAATGTTTAGGCTGAAGACCTGTCGTTCCGATCACTAATTTTGTATTGTGTTTTAATGCATAATTAACCAATGTTTCTAATATTTCAGGGGTAGAAAAATCGATGAACACATCAGAATGTTTACAAAAATTGTCTAAATCATACAGACTATTAGTACTACTAAATTTTGCCGAAATTTTGCAATTTTCAAATTCGTCTATTCTTTCAGCAATAGCTCTGCCCATTTTACCTGTAGAACCACTAAGACCGATATTTATCATATGTGCTTTATTGTAAATTTGTATAGGATTTATGAAAATATAATAGAGGTTTTAAATTGTTTTTAATAGTGGTATTTATTACTTTACCAATAAATATAGTATGATCACCGGCATCATAAGCAGCATATTTATTACATTCTATATGACAAGTTGCACCATTTATTAAAGGACAATCAGTTTTATTCCCAAGCGTATAATCAATTTTTGTAAATTTATTAAGTTGTGATTTAGCAAAATGCTTTGAGATATCAATTTGATTCTCTGCTAAAATACTAACTGCAAAGTTATTACTTTTTTGAAAACTGTTTATGCTGTAAGAATTTTTATTAAGGCAAAATAATATTAACGACGGTCTTAAAGATACGGAAGTAAAAGAACTAGCAGTAAAACCAAAAAGTTCG contains:
- the dapB gene encoding 4-hydroxy-tetrahydrodipicolinate reductase — translated: MINIGLSGSTGKMGRAIAERIDEFENCKISAKFSSTNSLYDLDNFCKHSDVFIDFSTPEILETLVNYALKHNTKLVIGTTGLQPKHFKLLEKAAQTLPILYSANMSIGANLLSYLAKEAIKILDDYDVEILDIHHRNKKDSPSGTAIMLAETIANGKDLDIIFNRGNRPRKKEEIGISSLRGGNVHSIHEISFLDDNEIITLKHEALNNNSFANGAIKAAIWLQDKPSALYSMQDIYKIY
- a CDS encoding flavin reductase family protein, with the translated sequence MAGTVTESQFKDAMSRFPQGVTIITTNYNNELFGFTASSFTSVSLRPSLILFCLNKNSYSINSFQKSNNFAVSILAENQIDISKHFAKSQLNKFTKIDYTLGNKTDCPLINGATCHIECNKYAAYDAGDHTIFIGKVINTTIKNNLKPLLYFHKSYTNLQ